CAGAaaccagagagaagaagaagaagaagaagaagaagaagaagaagaagaaggagggcgCCAGTCAGCACACCCCGCGGCTCTTCTCTCAAACACTCACCAGAAAGAGGCACAGGTGAgaattttttgcagtatttttcaaaactttttaaTGTCCTGTCAAAATCAGCTTTATTTTTGGTCCATAAAAATGTGCTTTCTTTATCTGTCTTTGCGCATCTTTCAGAGGCTTAAACAATGAAAAGTGGTCAGGCTTTCGCTGGACTCCtgctcctcatcatcatccaaAGCAGCTGGCAGGTGGTGCCTGACCAGGACACAGATCGAAACTCCATGTAAGATCAGCTTTCAGTTATTTGTCATTGACGTTGGCCCTATCAGCTCAGTCTGTTGTATTAATGGGACAAGTAACAACTGTTAGTATAGTAGAAAAAATGATCTGGAGTGATTTATGCTTATTTCAactgaaattaattttaatttacatttaaggGGATTCACCTGAGACAGCTCTATGTCCATTCCATGTTTCTGAATGCCTTAAttctaatattatttttatatttattctcatttttacattttagtgcTAAAATGAGATTTCACCTGATGCTTATAAGGAACTGTAGCATGTGTTGATGGAAAACCATTTTCAGATAGATATTTTAGAGTGTAAATTCACAAGCGAGGACCACAGCATCTGTAATTTATTCGTAATATGAAGTCTATGGAACATGTGAGTGTAATGATTGGTGGATGAGAACAATGAGGCAGGATAAAGAGTGAAGCAGAAGACTCCTCATGGGATCCCAGGCTACGGCATGAAAATGAATGGCGAACATGTGTGCTGCTCCACTCATTTCTTTCCATAATATTCCCTTTTCAGGCTGTTGAGTGAAAACTCCCTGCTCAACGAACCCATTGAGCTTTCAAACATGAAGAGACACTCAGAGGGAACCTTTTCCAACGACTACAGCAAATACCTGGAGACCAGGAGAGCACAAGACTTCGTCCAGTGGCTGAAGAACTCAAAACGGAACGGGTGAGTTTCTCCTTTTTAAGAAATCTTTTGGCCTATGGATTATTTCAAATACACAGTAAATCAGTTTTGTAGCATCTTGTGAAAACCACGTCTGGATTTTACTACATGAACATTGTAGATCGTGTCTTCAAGACAAATGAAGATGATCCCAAAATCATGTCTTTTGTAATGCAGTATTAGTGCACCATGGTTACAAATGCAGTTTCTGTGTCTTCATCA
This DNA window, taken from Amphiprion ocellaris isolate individual 3 ecotype Okinawa chromosome 11, ASM2253959v1, whole genome shotgun sequence, encodes the following:
- the gcgb gene encoding glucagon b translates to MKSGQAFAGLLLLIIIQSSWQVVPDQDTDRNSMLLSENSLLNEPIELSNMKRHSEGTFSNDYSKYLETRRAQDFVQWLKNSKRNGGLFRRHADGTYTSDVSSYLQDQAAKEFVSWLKTGRGRRD